The Hippocampus zosterae strain Florida chromosome 11, ASM2543408v3, whole genome shotgun sequence genome includes the window taaaaaaaaaaaaaatcacgtcatGGAACATGATGCACAACTCCGGGTCGTACTTTGCATCAGTCACGTTGTCATTTACATATGAGTGGAAAAAATGCGTCGTTTACTTTATTTGGCGTTGTCATGTTTTGACAGCACCGTGACAGGCAGCACAAGTGTGACAAGTGTGTCATCGGTGGGCGGGTCCTCCCTTCAAGATGGAATCTCTTGAGTGACCCACCCACGGAAAGTCTCAGACGTCGTTATACAGCAGCCCGCTTACACCAGGAAAAAGTTGAACAGGCCCAAGTAAGTTACCAATTCCCCGTAAGTACGCTTCTTTTAAGGACAATGGCTTTGAAATGCTTCTAGACAAGTTATCTGTGGAGACATAGCGACTATTTTGGGAAGCGTTTCGTGGTGTAACCttcctttttgtctttctttttttgcccctcCCTTGCTACCTCGGTCGGCCCCTGCATGTTTATCTTTAGCTCGACTTAAACATTGTACGACGAAACCGAGTCTGGGCACAATTATGCAGTTAGGATATAATTAGGCCACATTATAGTGATTTGTTTTAGCGCGAGACACAGTTGGACTGGCTCGTCCAAGCTTGAAGTCAGATAAACCTCAGCAAAGCTAAGCTACAGtgcaatacagtacagtacagtaaattGTTGGTCTTTGTAGCTGCTGTGTCTTTAACAGCCTTTGTCTCTTTGTTGACTCGCTCATCGAAAATGGGAAGATCAAATCAGGACGGTACACGTTGTACTTTGTTACGGTTTATCGGCGCCGCCGTTTTTTATGCGCTATGATGGTGTTATGATCTGTCAAGTATCTATGATTTGTAACAGCTTCCTGTTAGAAAGAGTTTgggaaagtgtctttttttctcaatggTTACAACGGTCTATTTCACAAAGGTACTTTTCATTAAGGCTCATATACATTTAAATTGACTTCCAACGTGTTTTCTAAAcatgtttaaattaaaaaaaaaagacttgagcgGTGCCCATAAATCCACTGGGGTCATACATAGAACAAGCATACCATTTACTGGTACatgagtttaaccctttcattgcaccctgtaacctgaaaacagctctccactgtcgtaaccgttgtccctgaaagggttaagttgtGTATTTTTCAAGGAAGgtaaatacataaaatgaaaCCCTCCAATAATCTCCCATGATATAAAATGAGAGAATGATACAAAATGCCTATAGGAGAATAATGTTCCCTCCCCTAATTCTGTCTTGCTCATAGTGTATTTGGCATTTCGATTCCTACCTTTGGAGAAGCTTTAAAGAGGAAATTGaactaccggtatatttttGGGAAGTTTGGTCATGAGTTGTCAATGAATTTATACTACTTTATCTGTTGTGTGAATTACTTCTAATGAAATCTCTTTTTATGATATAGAAGCtagtgtttatatatatatatatatatatatatatatatatatatatttgaaatgGGACCatgttggtctagtggttagaaCTTACTCGCTGTTAAGAGGTTCTAGGTTTAAGCAACCTAGAACCTGATTTTCTTCAGAAATaaaatttctgaaaaaaatccaccttgCACACCTTTTGTTTGAGAAGGAATTATAGCCTTCTGGTCTTCGAAGAAAAGcatatttacacattttttaaagtgtatCTGAGGCAGGTTGAGTTAGTGAGCTTTTGGTTTTTGTGTTCCTTTCCAATATTTGGTCTGGGAACTGGTGGAGTTGCAATACTGTATAGTGCAAACACGGAAGTCTCTGTTCCATGATGCTGCCCGACCCCCAATTTATTCACATTTGGAAACAATTTTTCCCAATGAGGAAATCCATTGCAGAGTAAACTGCCTCCATAATAAACTGATTTAACTGCACGGGCTATCTCTGAAGTGTTATTCTAACATTCTTGACTGACTTAAAAGTGTAGAAGGAACCATCATCTAAAAATATTAAATCAAACCACTCTTAAATGATGAGGACTTACTGTAAAAACACCAAGACACTCTACCTTAATAAGTGATAATATGTAAAGTAGACAACCTGCAGGTAGCAGTAGCAGCTAACGCGAGTAGCTACCAACAGCAGCGAGCAGGTAACAAACTAAGGACCTGTGAGATGTGAAGCAAAAGAGTGTGGAAACTCGACTAGCTTGCCTGCAGTCCAAACATGTCTCCAATTGAAAATCTGTGCCGTATTATAAATCGTAAAATACGACAACAGAGACCCCCGACTGTTGAACAACAGACACTATACATCAAGCAAAAATGAGCAGGAATTCCACCTACAGACCTCAAACAATTGGTGTCCtcattttccaaacatttggtggatgttgataaaataaaaagtgatgcAAGACAGGGGTAAACATGACACTGTACCAgcttttttgaaatgtgttgcagccataaaattcaaagttaatgattatttgctaaaaaaaaaaaaaaacaatcaagtttagcagtttgaacatttatttaTCTTGTATTTGTCATGTATTCAGTTAATAAAAGTTGAACATGATTAGCAAAGCATTCTGTTTTTATGTATGtgccaacttcattggaattcgGTTTGTAGCATTGAAATGTATAAACTGAAATATTGACTAGATACCCGAAACATGAAGAAcattatacagtataatattATATCCCTTTAATGTGTTTCCTGTTTTCTCTTTTGTCTTAGAAGCCATGAGTTACCCTGGCTACCCTCCTCAAGCTGGTGGATACCCACCACAACCTGGTGCTTACCCACCTCAAGCAGGGGCTTACCCTCCTCAGCCTGGCACCTACCCTCCTCAGGCTGGCGGATACCCACCACAACCTGGCGGCTACCCACCTCAGGCAGGCGGTTACCCGCCCCAAGCGGGCGGCTACCCACCGCAGGCGGGCGGTTACCCACCCCAAGCAGGAGGTTACCCACCCCAGGCCGGAGGTTTTCCACCCCAGGCCGGAGGTTTTCCACCCCAGGCCGGAGGATACCCACCAGCACCTCCACCAGGTAAGCCAAGCAttaggaacttttttttttttaaagtagcctggcagaattttttttcccatttccaaATCAAACAAACTGCTCTGCTGTTTCTAAGAGACACAAGTAGCACTGTCCTCTTTTGCTCCCCCTGTTTTCACTTATACAGTGCTCCCTTTCCTAAGTTCAGCACTCTCACTGACCTGTTGACAAGTCGGAAAGTTTCAGCAAGAGGAGTCATTCCTCCATTCATTGTCCCATTCGAAAAATTCTTAACTGTTAGTCATTTTGAAGCCAATGCAACGTGGGTAACAGTTGACTGTTTGTTTTGCGCCGCAGGCAGCTGGGGAGGCGGGCCTGCTGGCGGATATCCCTCCATAGGTGTGGACAACCTCACCAACCCAGGATACAATGCGGGCATGGTAGGTTGACTTTATGAAAAAATGCTCCTACATCttgaaaattattttgcaaTGTATGTAATAATGGGACATGATCAAGATTGTTGCGTTGAGTATTGCAGTTAGAATGAATGTCACATCCATAACTGGGTTATGTCGTCTTTTCACTGGATGGTAAGTCAGTTCTTGAAGTCattacccttaaaaaaaaacgacgcacAACTTAGCCTTGCTTTTCCATCAGTCAGCTTATCTTTCTTGCTTCCTtgcatgagaagaaaaacagtttAAGACATTAAAGCTGGCATGCGTCTCAAACTTGCccgttttgtgccatcctttcTCTTTTCTCACTCTTTGTCCCATTTGTATCATTTGTGATGTCAGAATTTCCATTTCACTACATAGCATCGCCACACTTTCTTTAGATACTTGTGTCACaaagcattttcatgttttaaatagCGTTGTGTATCATCAAAACATAATTCAATGCACTCTAGAAAGGTGGAAGTTTGCCCGTATTACGAAATGCCCATGTTTCCAAATTACAGGCCAGCCAGATGTGCCAAGGAGTAGGGTGTTTTTTGCCAAACCCCTCCATGTACGCCCACGCCCCCGGGGACTACCCGCCTGGCGGGTACGGTGCACCTTTCCCTAACCAACAGTCATATGGCCTGTACCCGCAGCCAGGAGGAGCCATGCCTCAAGGCCCGGCGATGGGCTACCCAGGCCAGCCGATGCCCGGGTACCCTCGTGCACCATCTCCCAACCCTACCGGATACGGAGCAGCACCTGCACCTATGCCAGGGTACCCGAAGGTCCCTTCTCCAAATCCATCGATGCAAGCTTATGGAGGCGGAGCCATGCCAATGGCCCCGCCTGTTAAAGTAAGAACCAATTGAGTTGAAAGACAGTTTACCGTCAAATTGGATACATTTTTGGTGGATTTGTGTGATTGCAGAAAGGGTTCAGAGGGACAATCAAGGACTTTCCTGGAGCAGACCCTCTCAAGGATGTGGAGGTCCTGAGGAAGGCCATGAAGGGCTTTGGTGAGCAACTGACAATTTTTCATTTCCAGTCTTGTTTCTCCTGGATCAGTGGGCCTGCTTTGTCCCGGTCAAACTCACGCGCAGTAATTTTCCTGGTATTTGACTATGCAAACAGTGTCATAACAGAATTGGGATGCCACCTGTTTATAAACGACACTGGGATTATAAGCCCTCTTTTGTTGAAAGCAGTTGACGCTGCCTACAGACATTCATGTGTGGAAAGGCCGTCCGTCCCTTCTTCGCTCGCTACAAGGCAGCGATGCGGGCTCCATTTACTAAACGAGACATCTCCAGTTTTTTTGCGTAGAAATTGAAAAGCGAAAAGGAGCCTCGATCTGATATTCTATCATGTGTGCATTTAACACAACTCGGGAAACAAAATACGCAGAGTGCATGTGTGCTGTCTACAAAAATAAAGCCCCTAAGTGTCTAAAATTTGCATTCCTGTCTACAATTCCCTTACACACAGGCATCGTCCCACATCTTATCACACTCTTTTACTGACTCTGACTGGCATAAGATTTCCAGGCTGTCCCCCACTTTTACAAACAATATAAAGGGAGTGCTATTCTTTTATAGACGCACTTTGTGTTTTAGAGGAAAAggtgtttgtttattcattcataccGGGAATGTGATTTCAAGGACCAGTTGGCACTTTATATGTGTGCAGGAACTGATGAACAGGCCATCATCGACTTGCTGGGGAGTCGTTCCAACAAGCAGCGTGTTCCTTTGCTCCGTGCCTACAAAACCTCCTTTGGAAAGGTAAACCATCCCCGCCGTCCATGCGTATTCTTAACTCTCTCCCTTAGTGGGCTCACACACGGTTGCCCGGTTCTATAATGAGAAATTTCACAGTTGTTAAAATAGTCTCGGCGTTTAAACGGCGTTCTCCATATCGAGAATGAAGCGTAGCTTAGCCTGCGCTGACAAGCAGACGACAGGTGCCGCCAGCAAAATGGAAAGTGGGCCGCAGGACAAACACTCAAGAGctcattgttgtttgtttttcatagcTCAAGTAATTGAGAAAAAAGGTTTTCAGTTATTACAAGCCGAGATCTATTTTCAGGATCTGATTAAGGACCTCCACTCTGAACTGTCGGGCGACTTTAGGAAGCTGGTCATGGCCACATTGAAGAGCCCGGCTCAGTTTGACGCCTCTGAGATCCATAGTGCCATTAAGGTAAACATTTGCACCAAAGGCTCTGCCCACGCACAGAATCTATTTAATATGTCGATCTGAATAGTGATTCATGATAAGACTGAAAGATTGTGCAACGACAAAGCTGCAGGATGCGATTGTAATGTGCCATGTGATCCCCTCAGGGCGCTGGAACCGACGAAGCCTGTCTGATAGAAATCCTCTCGTCTCGTTCCAATGCTGAAATCAAGGAGATAACCCGTATTTACAAAACAGGTGAGGCGCTTTGAGTCAGTAGGTTCACTACTAATGGCCGTTATAAGTTTCTGATTGATAAGTCAGCGTCTAGTTTTATGCGAGTTCAGAAGAGCAGAAAATGGAGGTATACTTCCTTGAAAAATGATTAACTTTGTCCTCTGCTCCAGTGGAAATTCCAAAATCAGACACTcccaaaaatgatcaaatgtggcaacatttttttctgctgtaatTATATTTTTTGATGGATTTGAAGTGGCTTGCACAAGGACGAGTAAAACAGACATATTTTCAAGGAACATTTCGGTTGTGGGCTGACATGCAAATACTCCACAATCGGGCGCTCATGTGGTTCACGTTCTCACCTCACTTTAGAATACAAGAAGTCTATGGAGGATGCCATCAGCAGTGACACCTCAGGACACTTCCGTAGGCTCCTGATCTCCCTCGCGCAGGTACAAGAACAAAACCTATGGAAGTATTTGTCTGCAACTGCAGGGAGACCTCATCGAGTATTTTCCTTTTCCACATTCCCTCCAGGGTAATCGTGATGAAAGACCAAATGTCGACCTCTCACTGGCCAAGCAAGATGCTCAGGTATAGTCTTAATTACACAAATGCATATTCGGTCTATTTATCATCATTTATGTCAATACGTTTGCTGCTCTCTTCCTAGGCTCTGTATGCAGCTGGAGAGAACAAGCTGGGGACGGACGAGTCCAAATTTAATGCCATCTTATGTGCCAGGAGCAAAAGCCATCTCGCAACAGGTAGCCACTAAAATTAAGTCATATCATGTTCATCAATTTTAACATTAAAACAACATCACTTTGtctcaatgtgtttttgtgttgcgTGCAGTTTTTCTGGAGTACCAGAAGATGTGCGGCAGGGATATCGAGAAGAGCATCAGCAGGGAGATGTCAGGAGACTTGGAGAGCGGCATGTTGGCTGTGggtaagggaaaaaaaccccaaaaaaaacgaaaagagtCAAGCATTTTCCACATGATTAAtggccaccttttttttcttcttttgtttttgctacAATCAGAGTTATGGTACTGTAACCAATTAAAAGTGTTTCATTCCACTCAGTCCACTGCCATTTTGCAGTTTTCACAAATAGATTTTCTTGTGCGCTCTGCAGTGTGCATGTTGCATGATATTCCAGTTTTGTACGATATACATAATTTTAAGAGTGTCGCATTTTCAACTTGTCATGATGAATATCCTGTTGCTattaaaagtactgtatttcgTGTTAAGTGTGAATGTTTTCTATTCCAGTGAAGTGTATTAAGAATACACCAGCCTACTTTGCTGAGCGGCTTTACAAGGCCATGAAGGTGAGACTCATTCTGAATGCCCGTGTACGCATTTAGGGTTGCATGACTTAAGAGTTATTTAAGTCGCCGCTAATGTCGAGTAGTCGATGATGTCTTGGCTATTTTTTCCGTAGAATCGTATATTTTCAGCAGACTTATTGGCTGCAAGCGACTTTGCTGCCTCCCtacgccccaaaaaaactgatTGACGTCACACTTTAACCGTAATCGCGAAGTAGTAAATTCAACTAGTCGACTAGTCTGTACGTAATACACATACAAGGAAAATCGACTATTTCACTCattctcattttgtgtgtgcgtgcttagGGGGCTGGTACTAAGGACACCACTCTCATCCGAATCATGGTGTCCCGTTCCGAGGTCGACATGCTGGATATCCGCCAGCAATATGTGAAAAACTATGGCAAGTCTCTGTACACGGACATCTCCGTAAGTATTCGTGCTGAGCTTGATTGGCTAATTAACTAGGCAACCATGTGGATAAATGAAAGGCAAAGCAACCGTGTTGGATTCAAACATCTCTCCATCTTTTAACAGGGCGACACATCAGGAGACTACAAGAAGCTCCTTCTCAAGCTGTGTGGTGGCAATGACTGAAGCAATCGTATTTCATGTCCCTTCAATATTAATTCGACTTGGCTTTATATTGTCAAAGCAATATacacacgctgcaaaagtgcatgccATGCCAGTGTCTTCAATGTTTACCGTATTGTAACCTCAAATCGCCACTCGCAATACAATGTGTACACAAAtgctgttctgtttttttaCATGCTGAATAGTTGATATAAACTTCAGAGAGAGTTCCAATGCATTATATTTGAGAAAAAGATTTATAGTTTTTAAAAGTATATAGTGAATTGTTTATTGGATCCCCATTCGCTGTTGCAATAATGGAGATATAGATGTGCCTTTATGACCAGATATGTCCTATCTGGTTCATGTTTCAAAAGTTTAATCATGTTCAACAATGCTGAATTGAAATGCACAAATGCCACAACATATCAGACCTTGCCATGTAATCTCGATTGCAAGTCTGCATTTACATATTCCTTGTTGTTGTGCTTTACGGTTTAGGAGCATGTGGACATGAACCATTCTCGTTCACGCATTTGCCAGGAATTTTATATTCACAAGTCCCAGAAAATAAACACTGACAACTGACTACTTTCTGTCTGACCAAATCACTTGCATCCAAAATACAAATTGCACTTAAATGTTTGatttcaagggcggcccggtagtccagtggttagcacgttggcttcacagtgcagaggtaccgggttcgattccagctccggcttccctgtgtggagtttgcatgttctccccgggcctgcgtgggttttctccgggtgctccggtttcctcccacattccaaaaatatgcgtggcaggctgattgaacactctaaattgtccctaggtgtgagtgtgagcgcggatggttgttcgtctctgtggccctgtgattggctggcaaccgattcagggtgtcccccgcctactgcccgaagacagctgggataggctccagcaccccccgcgaccctagtgaggatcaagcggctcggaagatgaatgaatgaatgaatgtttgatttCAGTAATGAGTGTGTTCTTGCTGCTCTTAGTGTATGGCTAGCTCGAGAATCAAGACTGATGTGTATGAGTTAAGATGGTGTTTCAAGACAAGTGCCGGGTGCCAACATGCAACGGGTAAGAAATATAAGGTGCCACGCTATCTCCTCGCTTGTCCGGTGGTTACAGAATTTCTGGCTGTTATGCCAATCTTCTTTTTATTCCCTCCGCCTTCTTTTCCCTTTCTGGTCCTTCTCACCACGCACTTCACACCAACAATGAGAGGCTCCTATCTCCTATTCTCTGGGTGATGTGCGAATACTCACAACCAACAACGAGACACTCTGTGTCCATGAAAGCTAATCATACGAAGGAAAGATTCAAGCGCAATTCCAATAGAGTTAGGACTTTGTGTTGAACTTAAATAAAAACGGAagacaattattttcaaaacatcttCAACCAACATTTACTTTAGTACAAAGAcaggatatttaatgttcaaattgatAAACGTTATTCGGTTTTAGCAAGTAATTATTGTAGAATTTTATGGCCGCAACACGTTTCAAAAAAGCTGAAtgtgatttgcaaatccttgtgttgtgtttttactGAGGTTCAAACACAACGTCCCACCTTCGGAATTGGGTTTGGGCATCTTCTGGTTGTTAGAATAGCTAGCTAACTGCTGTCGTTTTTGCTATAATGTGGGGAAAGGGAAACCATGGGGGGACTCCAAAGTGCATTAATTTGTTTTCACCAATTATTTTCAAAcgtataatgtttttttgttttgttttggtttttttatggGACCTATGTGCATTCTCTCCACTTTTGTTGACTCTATTCGCCATTAGGGGGCAGCAAAATACTGAAGTCATTCTAAGTACAGTGAGTTTTTCACACGAGCATGGATAATGTCAGTAGACGTCCTGATTCCTGTTATGTAAATTATTTTGACGTCATATTCTAATTATCcctcgatttatttattttttcaagcccTTATCCTCATTAGATTGAGCTACTACCTAACCCTGACTGACTGGGCTATGGACAGGTtcaaccctggactggtcaccagccaatacAGGACACATAGAGACCATTAACATCACATCCCTGGACAATTTGAGCGTCCTCAATGAAAATAACAtgcctgttgttgttgttgtttttttttttttgtattttttttttaatgggaggaAGCATACAAACTCAACACTGGAAGGCCAGGGATCGAACCTCAGAAGTTCTAAATTCTGAGGCAGACGTGCCAACCATTTGACAACGATGCTCTCAATTGTTTGATTAGAAATGACTATATAAGTCAACAAGTGATTTCCTCAGGGCTTGTTATATGTGGCTTCACCCTAACGCGTCCTGTTAGCCTCACCTGAAGTGCTGTCGACTACACTTTGTGGTGCATTTAGTTGGCTACAGTACAATCTATAACCTTGTGAATGGAGGGGAAGTTAATGGCATCCTTAAGCTTGCATCAGGTTTAACAAATCGAGCATGTCTGGGAGAACCCCTTTCCCCCCTGATGTCTCGCTGAATTTGGAAAACTTGAAAATATTATCCGCGTGCTGAGATGATAATCAGTCATAATTTTAATCAAGATAAGACACCATCCCATCGGGGTTGCTATGCGATGAGTTGGTTCTGCCTGTGTAATCAAGTTTTCTTATGATCAGTTGCTGCCCATCTATTTCAGGAATCAAAAGGAAGCGAGGGTAATTTacacctaattaaaaaaaattaacaactgagttgtttaatttgatgtcCCATCTTATTGCTCAAGGGACACCCTCAGCGTGATATCTGCTCTCATGAAAGAGTGATGTTGAAGGACAATGACAATGTCTGTCCTTG containing:
- the LOC127610186 gene encoding annexin A11-like isoform X2, translating into MSYPGYPPQAGGYPPQPGAYPPQAGAYPPQPGTYPPQAGGYPPQPGGYPPQAGGYPPQAGGYPPQAGGYPPQAGGYPPQAGGFPPQAGGFPPQAGGYPPAPPPGSWGGGPAGGYPSIGVDNLTNPGYNAGMPGGAMPQGPAMGYPGQPMPGYPRAPSPNPTGYGAAPAPMPGYPKVPSPNPSMQAYGGGAMPMAPPVKKGFRGTIKDFPGADPLKDVEVLRKAMKGFGTDEQAIIDLLGSRSNKQRVPLLRAYKTSFGKDLIKDLHSELSGDFRKLVMATLKSPAQFDASEIHSAIKGAGTDEACLIEILSSRSNAEIKEITRIYKTEYKKSMEDAISSDTSGHFRRLLISLAQGNRDERPNVDLSLAKQDAQALYAAGENKLGTDESKFNAILCARSKSHLATVFLEYQKMCGRDIEKSISREMSGDLESGMLAVVKCIKNTPAYFAERLYKAMKGAGTKDTTLIRIMVSRSEVDMLDIRQQYVKNYGKSLYTDISGDTSGDYKKLLLKLCGGND
- the LOC127610186 gene encoding annexin A11-like isoform X1; this encodes MSYPGYPPQAGGYPPQPGAYPPQAGAYPPQPGTYPPQAGGYPPQPGGYPPQAGGYPPQAGGYPPQAGGYPPQAGGYPPQAGGFPPQAGGFPPQAGGYPPAPPPGSWGGGPAGGYPSIGVDNLTNPGYNAGMASQMCQGVGCFLPNPSMYAHAPGDYPPGGYGAPFPNQQSYGLYPQPGGAMPQGPAMGYPGQPMPGYPRAPSPNPTGYGAAPAPMPGYPKVPSPNPSMQAYGGGAMPMAPPVKKGFRGTIKDFPGADPLKDVEVLRKAMKGFGTDEQAIIDLLGSRSNKQRVPLLRAYKTSFGKDLIKDLHSELSGDFRKLVMATLKSPAQFDASEIHSAIKGAGTDEACLIEILSSRSNAEIKEITRIYKTEYKKSMEDAISSDTSGHFRRLLISLAQGNRDERPNVDLSLAKQDAQALYAAGENKLGTDESKFNAILCARSKSHLATVFLEYQKMCGRDIEKSISREMSGDLESGMLAVVKCIKNTPAYFAERLYKAMKGAGTKDTTLIRIMVSRSEVDMLDIRQQYVKNYGKSLYTDISGDTSGDYKKLLLKLCGGND